The Streptomyces pratensis genomic interval GAGCCCGTCGCACCGCCTCGGGCGGCGCCCGGAAGAAGGCAGCTCCGGCCCGCAAGGCAGCCTCGGGGGCCCGCAGGACGGCCTCGTCTAGCTCGCGCCGTGACGGGGGTGGCAGCAATGGCTGACACCGCCTTCAGCAAGCTCAAGGACGACGTGGCGAAGAACCCGGCCACCGACCGCCTCAAGGACGAGCTGCAGAACTACGTCAGGGCACGGGCGCTGCACACGGTCACCAGCCTCGGCCAGAGGCTGGGCGAGGGGGTCGGCAGACTGGCGGACGGCAAGGACGCCCCCTCAGGCGCGGTGAAGAGCCTCGCCAAGGGCGGCAAGGCGCTCGGTGAGGGCAAGTCACCGGCCCAGGCCGCCGTCAGCGCCGGCGCCTCCCATGTGAAGGACGCCATCAAGGACAAGGTGAAGGGTTTGTTCGGCAAGGGGCGCAAGGGTGGTGGCGGCAAGTCGAAGAGCGTCACGATCTCCGAGGACATCGACGTCGGTGTGCCGGTGCGCGAGGCCTACGACCAGTGGACGCAGTTCCAGGAGTTCAGCACCTTCGCCAAGGGCGTCGTGAGTGTCGAGAAGGCCGACGACACCAGCAGCAACTGGAAGGTGAAGGTCGCCAAGTCCACGCGCAGCTGGAAGGCGAACGTCACCGAGCAGGTGCCCGACGAGCGGATCACCTGGACCACCGAGGGCGCGAAGGGGACGGTCAAGGGGGTGGTGACCTTCCACGCCGTCACCGACAACCTGACACGGGTCCTGCTCGTCCTCGAGTACTTCCCGAAGGGCCTGTTCGAGAAGACCGGCAACATCTGGCGCGCCCAGGGACGGAGGGCCCGCCTCGATCTGAAGCTCTACCGCAAGTTCATCATGATGCGCGGCGAGGCGACCGACGGCTGGCGCGGTGAGATCCGCGACGGCGAGGTGGTCCTGGAGCA includes:
- a CDS encoding SRPBCC family protein; translated protein: MADTAFSKLKDDVAKNPATDRLKDELQNYVRARALHTVTSLGQRLGEGVGRLADGKDAPSGAVKSLAKGGKALGEGKSPAQAAVSAGASHVKDAIKDKVKGLFGKGRKGGGGKSKSVTISEDIDVGVPVREAYDQWTQFQEFSTFAKGVVSVEKADDTSSNWKVKVAKSTRSWKANVTEQVPDERITWTTEGAKGTVKGVVTFHAVTDNLTRVLLVLEYFPKGLFEKTGNIWRAQGRRARLDLKLYRKFIMMRGEATDGWRGEIRDGEVVLEHDEAVEEEEARAEEDSGSGAEEPGRDDEADSGDDDEPEGEFSDGEDEEPAAEYDDEELPPEDEAYEDDEDADDDPRAEDAYEDEDAEEEPLDDEEEEEPAPRARRRTASARG